DNA sequence from the Cohnella herbarum genome:
TTGAAGGAAGCGGCCGCAGAGATGTATAGAAATCTCAAGGCTCGTCCAATCATACGCGAAGCGGATGAGGCTTTCCCGGATCGCATGGTCAAATTGTCCATCTATGCGCCCAAAGACGTGCTGGATCAAGTGGAATCCGAATGGGAAAGCTGGCAGCACGAGCTGCAATGGATTCGAAGCGGGGATTATTTTATAGACATTCAGCATTTGCAAGCCAGCAAAGGAAAAGCTCTAGAACAGTTAGCCGCCATGAGGGGAATTCCTCGGGAACAAGTATTAGCGATGGGCAATTATTATAACGATACGGGAATGATAGAGTACGCGGGCTGGGGAGTCGCGATGGATAATTCTCCATCGGAGGTCAAAGAAATCGCGGATGAAGTAACGGCATCCAACAACGAGGACGGGGTGGCTTTGGTCATCGAGCGACTCGTTCTGGCCTGATTGGGAATAAGCGAAAAAAAAGCAAGCCGAACGGACTCGGCTTGCTTTTTACGCATGGTCAAAGGGGACTTCGCCCAGTCCCAAACTTAGTAACCAGCGCGCAAGATGATGACCAGCAAGATGAACAAGACAAGCACGAAGGCTGCCGATGCATAGTATCCGCCGACTGCACCAGACATGCTAACTCCTCCTTCATGAAAAAAGTAAAGGTAGGGATGCCGAAGCGGGTAACAGCATCGACATGCTGCCCCTCACCTCGGTCTACACTTATTGTATGAAGAAGGAAGTTAGAGGTTTGGACAAATACCCCCCGGCAAATGATTTTGGGTAAATGCGGAGCAAGGCGAACGTCATCCGAGGACATCTTATACGTATACCGGCGCTGAAGAAATCGGGTTAATAACTTCGAGAGAAATCTACGACGTTGCGGGCAGGCTTGCCGGTCGTAATGTAGGCATGCAGATTATGCAGCAATATATCCGCAACCTTCTGTTTATACTGGCTCGTCCATCCACCGATATGCGGCGTAATGATAACATTCTCCATCGTCCATAACGGATGTTCGGAAGGCAAAGGCTCGGTTTCGAATACGTCTAATCCGGCACCGCGCAGATTTCCGTCATCTAATGCGCGGACAAGAGCATCCGTATCGACCGATGGTCCGCGTCCTAAATTGAAGAACAGAGCGGAGGGGCGCATTTTTCCGAATCGCTCGGCGTTAAATAGATGATGGGTATCCTCCGTATAGGGCAGCACGTTCACCACAACGTCGCTCTGAGACAATACGTCATCCAACTGCTCCATTCCGTACATTCGGTCGATTCCCGCCAATGGATCGGCACTCCGTCTGATTCCAACGGTTCGCATGCCGAACGCTCCGGCCAAGCGGGCGATCTCAATCCCAATCGTACCGACTCCGATGATCCCCATCGTTTTGCCGGATAGTTGATCGTATCGTTCCGAGACCTTCCATTCGCGTTGGCTTTGATTACGAATCGCAAGATGCAGATTACGATTGAAAGAAAGCAGCATCGCGAATAACGTTTCCGCCATCGATATCGGATGAATGCCGCTAGCGCTTGTCAAGTGGATCCCGAGTTCTCGAAACTTGTCTAAAGGCAGCTTGTCGACTCCGGCGGAGCTCGTCTGCACCCACTTCAATCGGCAATCGGAATCTAGAACTCCTGCCATGGCGGAGTCCCAGCCGAGCACGACCTCCGCGCTGCGACGCTGTTCGTCCGTTATCGTATCGGCTTGTCCGGAGATGATTGTCCAATCGGGTACAAGCGATTGGATTTGTTGAACTTGTTCAGGTTTAAGTTCGAATAAGATCAGAAGCGTTGACAGGGTGCATCTCTCCTCTAGTTCTTAATTAGCTTCCGCGGCGTCTCTTGTTAGATTCGGGAGCGTCATTTCCCGCAATCGTCGCGTAATCCGTGACGCGGTTTTTCCCGGAAGTTTTGCTATTGTACATGGCTTGGTCCGCTTGCTTCATTAGCGACTCGGCGGTTTCGCCCGGCGCGGCAAGGCTATAGCCAACGCTTATCGTGACGATCGTTTCCTTCTCCGTCCGCGAACGTATCGATTCAGCGGCTTGCATGACCGCGGCGGACGTCCCGATGACGAAGGCGACAAGCTCTTCGCCGCCGTACCGCCCGGCTAACCCGACGCCTTCCGTTTCTTCCATGAGCAACGCGGATGCTTGCTTGAGTACGCCGTCGGCTTTATGATGGCCTTGGGTGTCGTTCAATTTCTTGAAATTATCGATATCGCAGAAAATTACGCCAAGCGGGCGACCGGCTTGCAGCGCTTGCTCCAATCTTCCCATAAAGTATCTTCTGTTGTACAGATTCGTTAAACCGTCCGTGATGGAGGAGCGGTAGACGGATTGCAAAATTTCGACAACCCGTTCAAACAAAATCGCGAACAACAGAACATAATAGAATACCGGCAGCAGCCCGGCGATCGTCTTGAAAATTTGAACGTCCGGCGCCCAATAGGTACCGGAGATAACGGCAATCTGCATCGTAAACGCGATCATAAGACTCGACATATATTTGCGCGGTTGACCGATATGCGGGGCGAACATCAATACGAATAACGGACCTAGAAGCAGCAGGAAAGCGTCCAATGCCGGAGTGGACTGCATCTTGCTAAGCCAATCTTGATCGGTCGAAGAAACGCCGGGCAGAATATCGCCGAGAGCGATGAGAAGCCCGACGACGAGTAATCCGAAAAACCAGAGCCTTGTTCTGGGACGGCGCCGGTGATAAAGTTCGAAAATAGCGAAATTGATGACGATGAACGCATATACTTGTAGAAGCTTCCCGATAAATACCAAAGAAGGCGTCGAAGGCGTCAGACCCAGCGAGATCGCAAGCTGCAACAAGTGGTGTATAAGTATGAACGCGAGGGAAGTGAGCAACGACCTATAAGCTTGCCTGCGATTACGCGCGAATAAGCGATAGGACATGAACAGCATCAGAGCGACGATCACGACAGCCATCGCGGATGAAAATAGGAGTCCGAATTGATTAGGCGACATAGTAATCTGGAACATGGCGAGCTCCTTTAGGCAGACTATGAAACTTGCAGAACATATGTTTCTAATATATCATATTTTTTGAGAGACTAAGAGCGTTAAATATTCATTATGATCGTATTAGATCATCGGAAACGAGGAGGAAACGCCCTTGAATATTTTACAGGCTCTGTTTTTCCCCCCGGAGCAGCCGGGCGGCGTCTCGTCCATGGTTCCTTATATCGGAGAGCGGTTCCGCAAGATCGGCTGGGAAATGGAAATGTTCTCGTTGCCGAAGCGAATCCGGAACAAAGGACACGACGAGATCGAGTTCTCTACATTCGACTGGCGGCTTTATTCAGGCAACGTTATCGTAGACAAATACATCCAAACTTATAAAGATTACATTTGGTGGGTCAAGCTGCGGCTTACCGGGCAAAAGTTCGACCTTATTCACGCCCATCATCCGATCGCGGCCATGGCCATGAAGCATATCTATCCCGACACGCCCGTACTGATGACGGTTCACTCCAGTTACGAAAGAGAGCTGATTCTGAACGGGCGGATCGCCGAAGGCAGCCCCGAGCACCGGTTTCTAACTTCGATCTACGGGGAACTGGAGCATCGTACAGACAGGTTGATGACGGTATCGAAGTCGTTTGCTACTTATATCGGCAACTATTTGCAAGAACCTAACAGCACTTTAGTCATTCCTAACGGTTACGATGAGAAAAGATTCAAACCGATTCCTCATGAGAACGAGGTTACTCAACTCGTTACCGTCTGTCGGCTCGTGCCGGCAAAAGGCTTGGACGTGTTGCTGAGAGCATGCGCCGAGCTGCGGCGAAAGAACAGTAAATTCGTGCTGCATATTATCGGGGACGGTCCGATTCGCGAAGAGTTAGAATCGTTGTCCCAGAAGTTGGGGATTTACGACGACACGATTTTCTACGGTTACATGCTGCACCCGGAAGAACTGCTTCCCTTCTTCGACGTGTTCGTATTGCCTTCCCGTGCGGAAGCATTCGGTTCCGTGTTCGCCGAAGCCGCTCTTTGCCTGCTGGCCCTGGTCGGAACGGACGTGGGCGGCATCGCCGAACAGATCGAAGACGGAGCGAACGGATTGCTGGTACCGTCCGAAGATCCGATTGCTCTGGCTAACGCGCTGGAGACGGTCATTAACGATCCTCATTTCCGCTACGAAATGGCGAGAGCAGGGTGGAACAAAGCGAAGAAAACCTACTCTCTTAACCGCGTGATCAGCGAACTGAAACGGATTTATGTTTCTTATGCACCCCAAGCGGAACAAGGGATCAATAAACAGGAGACGTGATCGAAGTGGGTGTTCCTTTTACGTTCGTCCATGCGGCCGACTTGCATCTGGATAGTCCGTTCAAAGGGCTGACCAAAGTGCCCGAAAGCGTTCGGGATCGGCTGCGGGAATCGACGTTCGTTGCCTTACGGGGGATATGCGACGTCGTGAAGAGGGAGAAGGTCGACTTCGTCGTGCTTGCGGGGGACTTATTCGATGCCGCGGACCGTTCGTTGAAGGCGCAGCTTCGTCTGCAACGCGCTTTGGAAGACATGACGGCCAACGGCGCGCAAGTGTTCGTCGTGCACGGCAATCACGATCCCGAGAGCGGACGCCAAGCCAAGCTCGATTGGCCGGAAGGCGTGTTCGTATTCGGATCCTCGTCGGTGGATTGCTATTCTGCTTATACTCGCGGCGGGCAACTGGCTGCTCACGTATACGGTATTTCGTATCCGACGTCGGCCGTCGCCGATAACCTGGCGCTCCGCTTCAAGAAACGGGAGGGGGCGCCTTTTCATTTGGCGTTGCTTCACGCCAACGTAGACGGAGATCCGGCCTACGATAATTATGCTCCTTGCAAGCTCGAAGAGCTCAAGACGGCAGGTTTCGATTATTGGGCGCTAGGCCACGTGCATGATCGCAGGACGTTAAACGAGTATCCTCACGTCGTCTATCCCGGCAATATTCAAGGGCGCAGCATTCGGGAAACGGGAAGCAAAGGCGCTTACGTCGTCTCGGTTGCCGAATCGGGAGCCGTGGACATGCGCTTCGAAGACGTAGCAGACGTCCTCTGGCGGGAGGTTACGGTAACGATCGAGGGATTGGAAAGAGAGCAAGATCTTAAAAACCGCATGTTGTCGGCGCTCGAAGACGTCAGGAGAGATGCGCAAGGTCGACCGGCTCTTGTGAGAGTGCGGCTGATCGGCCGAGGAGTCATGCACGATCGCTTGCTTCAACCGAGTATAGCGGAGGAATGGCTCGAAGAGCTTAGGGAATGGATCGGGGCTCCCGAGGAGACCGAAGCTTGGATCTGGCCGGAGTCGATCCTCGTGCGAACGGGCGGAACGCTTCTTCTGGACACGATTTCGGAGGATGAGGGATTCATAGGAGAATTGGTCCGCAAGGGAATTGCCGCAACGGGGTCCGCGGATTTGTCCAAGGCGCTGTTGGACGAGTCGCTTGAAGTTCTGCATCGGCAACCGAAAGTACGGGAATGGCTGGAATCAAGAACGCATGACGAGCGCGTGCAATGGATTCAGCAGGCAATGGAGCTTACCTTAACGCTATTGCGGGTTGAAGAGGCCGGATAGATTGAATAGTTGTAAGGTCGGACAGGCCGGACAGGGGAATAAAATGGAGGTTACGGGATGTACATAAAAGAACTCCATGTGGACGGATACGGCGCGCTATCGGGAGTAAAGCTCCGGTTAGACGCTCCCGTTACCGTCATTTATGGTCCTAACGAAGCGGGCAAGAGCACGCTACTTCGTTTTGTCCGCAGCATGTTGTACGGATTCCCGACGCGTAAAGAACCGGTCGAGCGAGGAGAGCCCGTACTCGGCGGAAGACATGGCGGACGGCTTCTCCTCGCGGACAAGTCCGGGCAAGAATGGCTGTTGGAACGTTATGCCGAACGCGGATCGGAGGTTACCGTTCGGGATCCGGGCGGGATGGAACGCGCCGTTAGGCAAGCGGAATGGCAACGGATGCTGCTGGGGGGGATCTCGGAACAGCTGTTTCGGCAATTGTTCTCCGTATCGCTGAACGAACTGAACGAATTGCGAACGCTGCAAGGGGAAGAGGTCGGCAATTATCTATACCACGCAGGGCTTGCGGGCGGCTCCGCGATCACGTCTGCGAGTCGCCGGCTAGGCGCGGAGATGGATCGCCTCTACCGTCCGAAAGGGACAACGCAGGAGATGAATCGGCTGCTTGTCGCGATCAAAGAAACCGAAGCCGCCATACGGCAAGGCCGGGATGGAATCCATGCCTATCTGGAGACAAAGGGAGCTCTTGCCCGTGTCGAGCATCTGTTACTTTCCATGGAAGAGGGCATCCCTGAATTGCGCAGAGAAACGGCGAAGCTTCAAGGAGCGTTCGAGTTGCGCGAATGGTGGCTGAAGAGGGAAATGCTCCTTACGGAGGATGCCGAATTGCGGGATCAGCTAAGGGAGCCTTCAACCGTATTGTTACGCGAAGATACGGCCCTAAGGTGGGCGGAATTGAAGAAAGATAAGTATGAAAGTTCAAGCAGGCTAGCGGTTGCAAGGAACGCGCGAACGGAGTTGTTACAGCTACGGGAGAAGTTGACGTGGCAAGCGGAATGGGTAAACGTTCACCTGGAATGGGAACGTCTGGAGTCGATGCGGGAAGCGATAACGGCCAAACGCGAAGAACGTGCGGAGCTTGAGGCTGAGCGCAGGACGTTAGAGGAAACGATAAGCAGCATCCTATCCCGGGTTTCTGCGACTTGGGGCGAGGCGGAGCTGTTAACATTCGGAGGAATGGCGGCGGAACGCGAGCAAATACGCAAAGTTCAACAGTCGTGGGAGGAAGAAGAAAAGGCGGCGATCGCTCTTCAGGCCGAAATGAGAAGGCTCGCAAGGCAGCAGGAAGTGGTTCAATCCGAAGACAACCTTGCCGACGAATATGGAATTGGGCGGGAGCCCGCCGATGGAAATAACGGGAGCGAGTTTTCGTTCGGATATTTCGTTCCTCGGACCCGGGCTGCGCTGTTGCAAGCTTGGCACGGTCTAGAGGATGCCCGCCGGGATTACGAGAGGTCGAGGTCGTCCGTTAGATCGCCTCGTTCAACCGCTTCTCGCGTTAACTCGAAAGCCAAACGCGGTTCCGCGCCGGGATACGCGATCGCCGGCTTGTTGGGAGCAATTGCAATAGCTTTGCCGATAGGAATAGGCTTAAGCTTAAGCCGCACAGTGCCCTTATTCGTATATTTCCTATCGTCAGTGCTACTGCTGGCAGCCGGTGCGGTTATATTCGTATCTCGGCGGAATTTTCGACAGGAGGCAAGAGGCGGCAGCGACGACGCCTTCTCCGCATCGGCTGAAGACGACCTGATCGCCGTACGATTCCATCATAAGCAGATGAACGACCGGCTTCGTCAACTCGTTCAACATGCGGAAACGGCAGCTTCGCGACTGTTGCCGGAGCTCCCGGAATCGCTCGTCCCGGACATGAGGGAGTCTCAGCATACGATCGACGCCGTATGGCAACAACTTAGGACCGCCGTTCACGAACAGCTTGGGCGCTTGGAGGAGAGCGATCGGCTGAGAGACAAGCAACAAGAGTTGCAAAACCGGGTGCAGGAGCTTCGAATGGAGCGGGATTTGGTAGAAAGAGATGCGCTGGAACAACGTTCGCGGATGAATCAACTTCAGACGAATTGGAAGCAATGGCTGGCATCGAAACGGTTGCCACCCCATCTTACCCCCGACAGCCTGCCCGAACTATTCGGAATCGCCGAGCAAGGACAGGCCGCGCTTAGGCAACGCCAACGCGTAGCCGAACGTTCCCAATCGCTTCAAGCGGCGATTAGGGAATTCGAACAAACGGCGGTCCGTTTAATCGAGATCTGTTCTACGCCGACCGGAATACCCGCGGATATCGTTCAGGCCGTGCAAGGCTTGTACAAGGAATCGAAGCGGCATGTAGGCTTGAAGAATGAAGCGGAGCAACTAGAGGGGCAGCTTGCCTTGATAGAAGCTACTGTTGAGGAAGAGCAAGCCCTCCTCGCGAACATAGACATTCGCATCGCAGATTTATTCCGCGAAGCCCATGTCGGATCGGAAGCCGAGCTGGAGAGCCGGCTAAGAATCGAAGAGCGCAGTCTGGCGCTTCGGAAGGAAGCGCGGGAAATTCAATTGCGACTCGAGTCGGGAAGAGATTCCGAAGAACAGTCGCGCTTGTATGAGCTGCTTCGCGCCTATGACGAAGCTTCGCTAACGTCGCTGCTACGCGAACGTAAAGATCTGCTGATTGCGGAAGAAGCGCGCCGTACGGAGCTGTTGGATCAACGGGGACGGCTGACGCAAGAGCTCGATCGGCAGCGATCTGAGGCGGAGCTCGAGGATCACGGGCAGAGGCTGCGGGAGCTTCAAGCGAAGTTGGAACGCTTAACAGAGCGTTATGCCGTTCTAGCGATCGGCGAGAGACTAATCGTACAGACGAAAGCCGTATTCGAGGAAGAGAAGCAACCGGAAGTGCTGCAGCGCGCCTCTCGTTACTTCCGGCGGATGACGAACGACGCATACGTTCGAATCGTTGCTCCCGGGGACAGTAAGACCCTATTCGCAGAGACGCCTGATCGTCGCTCGCTGGATAGCGCCTTCTTAAGCCGGGGAACCCAAGAGCAGCTTTACTTGGCGATGCGTTTTGCCTTATGCGACGCGGCATCTCCAGAGCATCCGTTGCCGCTCCTGTTGGATGATCTATTCGTTCATTTCGACGAGCAAAGGTTAACGCAAGCGCTCCCCGTGCTGTCGGAGTTGGCAAATTCGAGGCAGATCGTACTGTTTACCTGCCATCGGTATATGGCGCGGACGATAGCTTCGGGGATTCCATCAGTCCGGATCCTGTCTCTGGGGGAACAGGAGGTTTAGGCGGATTGGAAGTTCGGGCTCTATCGCGGCTGATCAAGAAGAGCCATCCTAAGCTGAGAAGTCCGAACATCGGATACAGCGTCGATAACAACGGTCCGAAGCCGAGTTGACCGGCAAGGAAACAAAGCAGCAATAGAATGACGGTAAGCATCCATTGGGATGCTTTCGTTCTTTCTTGCAATTGCAAAGTCAATCCGTAAATATCGGCGACAAGGGTCGTGAAGATTTCCATGAAGATCAGGAAGACGAAGATCCAGTGAATCCATGCTCCCAGTTCGAGGGCGATTCCTCCCATCGGAATATCGAATTTCGCGATACCGGGCATTCGCGCGGACAATGCGATGTGGCCTGCGAGGAGTAA
Encoded proteins:
- a CDS encoding AAA family ATPase, translating into MYIKELHVDGYGALSGVKLRLDAPVTVIYGPNEAGKSTLLRFVRSMLYGFPTRKEPVERGEPVLGGRHGGRLLLADKSGQEWLLERYAERGSEVTVRDPGGMERAVRQAEWQRMLLGGISEQLFRQLFSVSLNELNELRTLQGEEVGNYLYHAGLAGGSAITSASRRLGAEMDRLYRPKGTTQEMNRLLVAIKETEAAIRQGRDGIHAYLETKGALARVEHLLLSMEEGIPELRRETAKLQGAFELREWWLKREMLLTEDAELRDQLREPSTVLLREDTALRWAELKKDKYESSSRLAVARNARTELLQLREKLTWQAEWVNVHLEWERLESMREAITAKREERAELEAERRTLEETISSILSRVSATWGEAELLTFGGMAAEREQIRKVQQSWEEEEKAAIALQAEMRRLARQQEVVQSEDNLADEYGIGREPADGNNGSEFSFGYFVPRTRAALLQAWHGLEDARRDYERSRSSVRSPRSTASRVNSKAKRGSAPGYAIAGLLGAIAIALPIGIGLSLSRTVPLFVYFLSSVLLLAAGAVIFVSRRNFRQEARGGSDDAFSASAEDDLIAVRFHHKQMNDRLRQLVQHAETAASRLLPELPESLVPDMRESQHTIDAVWQQLRTAVHEQLGRLEESDRLRDKQQELQNRVQELRMERDLVERDALEQRSRMNQLQTNWKQWLASKRLPPHLTPDSLPELFGIAEQGQAALRQRQRVAERSQSLQAAIREFEQTAVRLIEICSTPTGIPADIVQAVQGLYKESKRHVGLKNEAEQLEGQLALIEATVEEEQALLANIDIRIADLFREAHVGSEAELESRLRIEERSLALRKEAREIQLRLESGRDSEEQSRLYELLRAYDEASLTSLLRERKDLLIAEEARRTELLDQRGRLTQELDRQRSEAELEDHGQRLRELQAKLERLTERYAVLAIGERLIVQTKAVFEEEKQPEVLQRASRYFRRMTNDAYVRIVAPGDSKTLFAETPDRRSLDSAFLSRGTQEQLYLAMRFALCDAASPEHPLPLLLDDLFVHFDEQRLTQALPVLSELANSRQIVLFTCHRYMARTIASGIPSVRILSLGEQEV
- a CDS encoding sporulation protein YjcZ, which translates into the protein MSGAVGGYYASAAFVLVLFILLVIILRAGY
- a CDS encoding Cof-type HAD-IIB family hydrolase, translated to MKFRMIALDVDGTLLNDHHEITPRVREAVRAAANLGIEIVLCTGRGSTSALPVLRELGLKGTMITHNGASVVDSESREILHDTVISSEKASRYTSFFRDREIHFDMNTAFDLYVDELKEAAAEMYRNLKARPIIREADEAFPDRMVKLSIYAPKDVLDQVESEWESWQHELQWIRSGDYFIDIQHLQASKGKALEQLAAMRGIPREQVLAMGNYYNDTGMIEYAGWGVAMDNSPSEVKEIADEVTASNNEDGVALVIERLVLA
- a CDS encoding glycosyltransferase family 4 protein — translated: MNILQALFFPPEQPGGVSSMVPYIGERFRKIGWEMEMFSLPKRIRNKGHDEIEFSTFDWRLYSGNVIVDKYIQTYKDYIWWVKLRLTGQKFDLIHAHHPIAAMAMKHIYPDTPVLMTVHSSYERELILNGRIAEGSPEHRFLTSIYGELEHRTDRLMTVSKSFATYIGNYLQEPNSTLVIPNGYDEKRFKPIPHENEVTQLVTVCRLVPAKGLDVLLRACAELRRKNSKFVLHIIGDGPIREELESLSQKLGIYDDTIFYGYMLHPEELLPFFDVFVLPSRAEAFGSVFAEAALCLLALVGTDVGGIAEQIEDGANGLLVPSEDPIALANALETVINDPHFRYEMARAGWNKAKKTYSLNRVISELKRIYVSYAPQAEQGINKQET
- a CDS encoding metallophosphoesterase family protein; the encoded protein is MGVPFTFVHAADLHLDSPFKGLTKVPESVRDRLRESTFVALRGICDVVKREKVDFVVLAGDLFDAADRSLKAQLRLQRALEDMTANGAQVFVVHGNHDPESGRQAKLDWPEGVFVFGSSSVDCYSAYTRGGQLAAHVYGISYPTSAVADNLALRFKKREGAPFHLALLHANVDGDPAYDNYAPCKLEELKTAGFDYWALGHVHDRRTLNEYPHVVYPGNIQGRSIRETGSKGAYVVSVAESGAVDMRFEDVADVLWREVTVTIEGLEREQDLKNRMLSALEDVRRDAQGRPALVRVRLIGRGVMHDRLLQPSIAEEWLEELREWIGAPEETEAWIWPESILVRTGGTLLLDTISEDEGFIGELVRKGIAATGSADLSKALLDESLEVLHRQPKVREWLESRTHDERVQWIQQAMELTLTLLRVEEAG
- a CDS encoding GGDEF domain-containing protein, with amino-acid sequence MFQITMSPNQFGLLFSSAMAVVIVALMLFMSYRLFARNRRQAYRSLLTSLAFILIHHLLQLAISLGLTPSTPSLVFIGKLLQVYAFIVINFAIFELYHRRRPRTRLWFFGLLVVGLLIALGDILPGVSSTDQDWLSKMQSTPALDAFLLLLGPLFVLMFAPHIGQPRKYMSSLMIAFTMQIAVISGTYWAPDVQIFKTIAGLLPVFYYVLLFAILFERVVEILQSVYRSSITDGLTNLYNRRYFMGRLEQALQAGRPLGVIFCDIDNFKKLNDTQGHHKADGVLKQASALLMEETEGVGLAGRYGGEELVAFVIGTSAAVMQAAESIRSRTEKETIVTISVGYSLAAPGETAESLMKQADQAMYNSKTSGKNRVTDYATIAGNDAPESNKRRRGS
- a CDS encoding D-2-hydroxyacid dehydrogenase; this translates as MSTLLILFELKPEQVQQIQSLVPDWTIISGQADTITDEQRRSAEVVLGWDSAMAGVLDSDCRLKWVQTSSAGVDKLPLDKFRELGIHLTSASGIHPISMAETLFAMLLSFNRNLHLAIRNQSQREWKVSERYDQLSGKTMGIIGVGTIGIEIARLAGAFGMRTVGIRRSADPLAGIDRMYGMEQLDDVLSQSDVVVNVLPYTEDTHHLFNAERFGKMRPSALFFNLGRGPSVDTDALVRALDDGNLRGAGLDVFETEPLPSEHPLWTMENVIITPHIGGWTSQYKQKVADILLHNLHAYITTGKPARNVVDFSRSY